In Zingiber officinale cultivar Zhangliang chromosome 1A, Zo_v1.1, whole genome shotgun sequence, a genomic segment contains:
- the LOC122006849 gene encoding subtilisin-like protease SBT4.3, protein MPQVYIVYMGAQHASQYPTYELHLNLLKEILVNCSPSESLVYSYQQSFSGFAAKLSIDEADKLNERDGIVSVFRSKTLKLRTTRSWDFLNFPQSVNRNPPLESDIIVGMLDSGIWPESKSFNDKGLGPPPKKWKGACVNMTCNNKIIGARYYNSFGDYTSNEPSPRDFKGHGTHTASTAVGRSVSHASLYDLAKGTARGAVPSARLAVYKVCWAFGCTDQDILAAFDDAISDGVDIISLSIGGSNSLDYFQDSIAIGSFHAMANGILTSAAAGNNGPKHGTVCNVAPWMVSTAASSIDRHIIDKVVTGDHISTLGASVNTFATTNRFHPLIYLPGNATTSPGDCSMPDKNVVKGKILLCKLLSYETFTKGIQGLISIDDSSLNISFLFPIPFIVISSLDGLNLLNYINNTNSISRNPVANIQKSEAVFDSEAPLVASFSSRGPNLITPDILKPDISAPGIDILAAWSRVASVSNLPIDTRVVNYNIISGTSMACPHVTGVAAYVKSFHQNWSPAAIMSALMTTAKPMYTSAGQDQLSYGAGQLNPAKAVDPGLVYDAGASDYVQMLCDSGYNETMIRIVTGDSSSCSSSTSTGTARDLNYPSMALHVQSGKAFAAKFLRTVTNVGSARRGKYKAEVRADRRLNVVVNPSKLRCSELNEKRQFTVSVSGGPLPGNSTASATVIWSDGKHLVRSVMVVYTDFSS, encoded by the exons ATGCCGCAGGTTTATATTGTGTATATGGGAGCTCAACACGCATCCCAGTACCCAACTTACGAACTCCATCTTAATTTGCTCAAAGAAATTCTCGTGAACTG TTCACCTAGTGAGTCTTTGGTGTATAGCTACCAACAGAGTTTCAGCGGATTTGCTGCCAAACTTTCGATTGATGAGGCCGACAAGTTGAACG aAAGGGATGGAATAGTTTCGGTGTTTCGTAGTAAAACCCTGAAGCTTCGCACAACGAGATCATGGGATTTCCTCAACTTCCCACAGAGTGTTAACAGAAATCCTCCACTGGAAAGTGACATCATCGTCGGAATGCTCGATTCTGGAATATGGCCGGAATCCAAGTCCTTCAATGATAAGGGATTGGGACCTCCGCCGAAGAAATGGAAGGGTGCTTGCGTAAACATGACATGCAACAA TAAAATCATCGGGGCACGCTACTACAATAGCTTCGGCGATTACACGTCGAACGAACCATCGCCGCGCGACTTCAAAGGTCACGGGACGCACACAGCTTCCACCGCCGTCGGCCGGAGCGTCTCCCACGCCAGCCTCTACGACCTCGCTAAGGGCACTGCCCGAGGGGCAGTGCCTTCAGCGAGGCTAGCGGTGTACAAGGTGTGCTGGGCGTTCGGGTGCACCGATCAAGACATCTTGGCAGCGTTTGACGATGCAATCTCCGACGGTGTCGACATCATCTCTCTATCAATCGGCGGCTCTAATTCTCTGGATTATTTCCAGGACTCGATAGCTATCGGCTCCTTCCATGCTATGGCGAATGGAATTTTGACATCGGCCGCCGCTGGGAACAACGGGCCGAAACATGGCACGGTCTGCAACGTGGCACCGTGGATGGTGTCGACGGCGGCAAGCAGCATCGATAGGCACATCATTGACAAGGTGGTCACCGGTGATCACATTTCCACTTTG GGAGCTTCTGTCAATACGTTTGCGACAACAAATAGGTTTCACCCGTTGATCTACTTACCGGGAAATGCAACTACTTCTCCAGG GGATTGCAGTATGCCAGATAAAAACGTGGTGAAAGGAAAGATTCTTCTCTGCAAATTACTCTCTTACGAAACTTTTACTAAGGGCATTCAAGGACTGATATCTATAGATGACTCTTCACTTAATATTTCCTTCTTATTCCCAATTCCATTCATTGTAATCAGCTCATTGGATGGCCTCAACCTTTTGAACTACATAAACAACACAAA TTCAATATCGAG AAATCCTGTGGCTAACATCCAAAAAAGTGAAGCAGTTTTCGACTCCGAGGCTCCCTTGGTCGCTTCCTTCTCATCGAGAGGCCCCAATTTAATCACCCCTGACATCTTGAAG CCTGATATAAGTGCTCCAGGAATTGACATTTTGGCCGCCTGGTCACGGGTTGCATCGGTGTCAAACCTCCCCATCGACACAAGGGTCGTCAACTACAACATAATCTCGGGCACTTCCATGGCTTGCCCGCATGTAACCGGTGTCGCCGCCTACGTCAAGTCTTTCCACCAAAACTGGTCGCCGGCAGCCATCATGTCTGCGCTCATGACGACAG CCAAACCGATGTATACTTCCGCCGGCCAAGACCAATTATCGTATGGAGCCGGCCAACTGAACCCGGCGAAGGCCGTCGACCCAGGTCTTGTCTACGACGCCGGTGCCAGTGACTACGTGCAAATGCTCTGCGACTCGGGCTACAACGAAACCATGATCAGGATCGTCACCGGCGACTCCAGTTCCTGCTCTTCCAGTACCAGTACTGGAACGGCGAGGGATCTCAATTACCCATCCATGGCCTTACATGTTCAGTCCGGCAAAGCCTTCGCTGCCAAGTTCTTGAGAACAGTGACCAACGTCGGCAGCGCCCGACGCGGCAAGTACAAGGCCGAGGTCCGGGCTGATCGCAGACTTAATGTGGTGGTGAATCCTAGTAAGTTGAGGTGTTCGGAGTTGAATGAGAAGAGACAGTTCACTGTGTCGGTTTCTGGCGGGCCATTGCCAGGGAACTCGACGGCGTCGGCGACGGTCATTTGGTCGGACGGGAAGCATCTGGTGAGGAGTGTGATGGTTGTCTACACCGATTTCTCATCTTGA